The following are encoded in a window of Ursus arctos isolate Adak ecotype North America unplaced genomic scaffold, UrsArc2.0 scaffold_27, whole genome shotgun sequence genomic DNA:
- the LOC113262045 gene encoding olfactory receptor 12D2-like has translation MLNQTSVTEFLLLGITDIRALQPYLFVLFLAIYAVSVVGNGAVLTLVISDPRLHLPMYFFLGNLSCLDICYSTVTLPKMLENFFSTHKAISFLGCISQLHFFHFLGTTESLLLAVMAFDRFVAICRPLHYSVVMNYQLCTQMAVTVWTIGFFHALLHSIMTSRLNFCRSNQIQHFFCDVKPLLELACGNTELNQWLLNTVTGTIATGPFFLTLVSYFYIIISLFSKCHSCSALHKALSTCASHFTVVILFYVPVLYTYTRPASRSAMQQDLVTAIMYSAVTPVLNPLIYTLRNKDVKGALSTVLRRRGDLNKSRALLRHK, from the coding sequence ATGCTGAATCAAACCTCAGTCACTGAATTTCTCCTCCTGGGAATAACAGACATCCGAGCACTGCAGCCTTATCTCTTCGTGCTTTTCCTTGCAATCTACGCTGTCAGTGTGGTTGGGAATGGAGCTGTCCTGACGCTTGTCATCTCTGATCCAAGACTTCATTtacccatgtatttcttcctgggAAATCTGTCATGTCTAGACATCTGCTACTCCACGGTGACACTGCCAAAGATGCTGGAGAACTTCTTCTCTACACACAAGGCAATTTCCTTCTTGGGATGCATAAGCCAACTTCACTTCTTCCACTTCCTGGGCACCACAGAGTCCCTGCTGTTGGCCGTGATGGCCTTTGACCGCTTTGTGGCTATCTGCAGGCCACTGCATTACTCTGTCGTCATGAATTATCAGCTCTGTACCCAGATGGCTGTCACCGTCTGGACCATTGGTTTTTTCCACGCCCTGCTGCACTCCATAATGACCTCTCGCTTGAACTTCTGTCGTTCTAATCAGATCCAACACTTCTTCTGTGATGTCAAACCTTTGCTGGAGTTGGCCTGTGGGAACACTGAGCTCAACCAGTGGCTTCTCAATACAGTTACAGGGACCATTGCCACGGGCCCCTTCTTCCTAACACTTGTCTCCTACTTCTAcattatcatttctcttttctccaagtGCCATTCTTGCAGCGCGCTCCACAAAGCACTGTCCACATGTGCCTCTCACTTCACAGTGGTCATTCTTTTCTATGTTCCTGTTCTCTACACTTACACCCGCCCTGCCTCACGCAGCGCCATGCAACAGGACCTGGTCACTGCTATCATGTACAGTGCAGTCACTCCTGTCCTAAACCCGCTGATCTATACTTTGAGGAACAAGGACGTGAAGGGGGCCTTGAGTACTGTGCTCAGAAGGAGGGGCGACCTGAACAAATCTAGAGCTCTTTTAAGACATAAATAA
- the LOC113262013 gene encoding olfactory receptor 12D3-like yields the protein MENVTTVNEFLLLGLTSVQELQPFFFVIFLVLYLISLVGNGAILVIVTSEPKLHSPMYFFLGNLSCLDICYSSVTLPKVLITLLSTHRTISFLGCITQLHFFHFLGCSEATLLAMMAFDRFVAICYPLRYTVIMSPQVCVLLAAVAWLTSFFYALMHSVMTARLSFCHSLKLNHFFCDVKPLLELACSNTLLNQWLLTIVTGSIAMGAFFLTLLSYLYVVGFLLFEHRSYRMLHKALSTCASHLMVVCLFYGPVGFTYIRPASATSMTQDRMVAVIYSAVTPVMNPLIYTLRNKEVRLALKKIFGRKFC from the coding sequence ATGGAGAATGTCACGACCGTGAATGAATTTCTCTTACTTGGACTGACCAGTGTTCAGGAGCTGCAGCCCTTCTTCTTTGTGATTTTCCTCGTCCTTTACTTGATAAGCTTGGTTGGAAATGGAGCTATATTGGTGATTGTGACTTCGGAGCCCAAACTCCACTCCCCTATGTATTTTTTCCTGGGAAACCTCTCTTGTCTGGATATCTGCTATTCTTCGGTGACGCTGCCCAAGGTGCTAATAACCCTCCTCTCCACTCACAGGACCATATCCTTCCTAGGCTGCATCACGCAGCTACACTTCTTCCACTTTCTGGGCTGCTCTGAGGCCACCTTGCTGGCTATGATGGCCTTTGACCGATTCGTGGCCATCTGCTACCCACTTCGCTACACTGTCATCATGAGCCCCCAGGTGTGCGTCCTCTTGGCAGCCGTGGCCTGGCTCACCAGCTTCTTTTACGCTCTGATGCATTCTGTCATGACCGCACGCCTGAGCTTCTGCCACTCTCTGAAGCTCAATCACTTCTTCTGCGATGTGAAGCCCCTCCTGGAGCTGGCCTGTAGTAACACACTGCTCAATCAGTGGCTTCTCACCATTGTCACAGGCAGCATTGCCATGGGCGCTTTCTTCCTGACTCTTCTCTCCTACCTCTATGTCGTTGGCTTCCTTCTGTTCGAGCATCGGTCCTACAGAATGCTCCACAAGGCCCTGTCCACGTGTGCCTCCCACCTCATGGTGGTGTGTCTTTTCTATGGACCCGTGGGCTTCACATACATCCGTCCAGCCTCAGCCACCTCCATGACTCAGGACCGGATGGTGGCTGTTATCTACAGTGCAGTCACACCAGTGATGAACCCACTGATATACACTCTTAGGAATAAAGAAGTGAGGTTGGCTCTGAAGAAGATCTTTGGGAGGAAGTTTTGCTGA
- the LOC113262046 gene encoding olfactory receptor 12D3-like, with product MENITAVNEFILLELTSVRELQPVIFMTFLILYMTDLLGNGSILVIVISEPRLHSPMYFFLGNLACLDICYSSVTLPKLMSTLLSTRRTISFLGCITQLHFFHFLGCTEAILLAIMGFDRFVAICYPLRYTVIMSPQVCVLLAAVAWLTSFFYALMHSVMTARLSFCHSLKLNYFFCDVKPLLELACGDIQLNQWLIFMVTCSLAMAACFLTLLSYFYIIGFLLLKSQNCGVLRKALTTCGSHFMVVSLFYGTVGFTYIPPTSAGSVIQERFAAVTHTTVTPALNPLIYTLRNKEVALALRRLFGRKLKKVTDNTRRSQNCMLFLLRLFSHP from the coding sequence ATGGAGAACATCACTGCAGTGAATGAGTTTATTTTGCTGGAACTGACCTCCGTGCGAGAGCTACAGCCTGTAATCTTTATGACTTTCCTCATTCTGTACATGACTGATCTTCTTGGAAATGGGTCCATATTAGTGATTGTCATCTCAGAGCCAAGACTCCACTCCCCTATGTATTTTTTCCTGGGAAACCTCGCTTGTCTGGATATCTGCTATTCTTCGGTGACACTGCCGAAGCTAATGTCAACCCTCCTCTCCACTCGCAGGACCATATCTTTCCTAGGCTGCATCACGCAGCTGCACTTCTTCCACTTTCTGGGCTGCACTGAAGCCATCTTGCTGGCCATTATGGGCTTTGATCGATTCGTGGCCATCTGCTACCCACTTCGCTACACTGTCATCATGAGCCCCCAGGTGTGCGTCCTCTTGGCAGCCGTGGCCTGGCTCACCAGCTTCTTTTACGCTCTGATGCATTCTGTCATGACCGCACGCCTGAGCTTCTGCCATTCTCTGAAGCTCAACTACTTCTTCTGTGATGTGAAGCCACTCTTAGAATTGGCTTGTGGTGACATACAGCTCAATCAGTGGCTCATTTTCATGGTCACTTGCAGCTTAGCTATGGCGGCATGCTTCCTCACGCTCCTGTCCTATTTCTACATCATTGGCTTTCTTCTGCTCAAGAGCCAGAACTGCGGGGTGCTCCGCAAGGCTCTGACCACCTGTGGCTCCCACTTCATGGTGGTGTCTCTCTTTTATGGAACCGTGGGGTTCACCTACATTCCCCCGACCTCCGCGGGCTCCGTAATACAGGAACGGTTTGCAGCTGTCACACACACTACTGTCACCCCGGCTCTGAATCCACTGATATACACCCTTAGGAACAAGGAGGTGGCTTTGGCTCTGAGGAGATTGTTTGGGAGGAAGCTGAAGAAAGTCACTGACAACACTAGAAGAAGCCAAAATTGTATGTTATTCTTATTACGTTTATTTTCTCATCCGTAA